Within uncultured Methanoregula sp., the genomic segment TACGAACGCAACGGTGCCGTTGATCCGGTTCATGGTGTAAATATACCTGATATCCGGGTTGGCATTCCGGATGCGGTTCAGCTGATCGTAAATACCCTTGTACGCTGGAGTGTTTTCATCGCCGGGCTGCAGGGATGCAAGCATATCGCCGTCCATTGTCCCGGACGCAGTCCGGACCGATGAGAGCCCCTCATTAGAGGTCGACTCCATAAGGAGGACCTGGGTCTGCTGGAACACGGCAACAAAGATGAAAACAGTTGCTGCAAGGATGATGAGGAAAACAGCGAGTCCGATCTTCTTCATTGCCGGATTCTTCCAGAACGTTTCAGACACACTCCCCATAGGAAAACACCAGTACCGGATCGGTTATTTCACACTATGGTCGGCAGTGATGCTATTAAAAGAATGGCCCGGAAATCCGGGACGCGGGCAAAAACGGGATAATCATAGTAACGGGACCGGTAGGCAATAATAAAAAACCCTGAAAATTCTCAAACGAAAAATTCCCAAACACATTTGTACTCTTCCGACGAATCACCTGTCAGGAATATCATGAAGTACGAGATCATTGGGAATAATCTCCAGATGGCAGAGATCGACTTACCGGCCGGCATCGGGATCTATGCCGAAGCCGGGTCTATGGTCAACATGAGCGGCACGATGACCATGGAAAGCCAGCTCAAAGGCGGCATCGTCTCCGGCCTGAAACGTGCGGTGGCCGGGGAAAGTCTCTTCCTCACCCGGTTTATCTCGCCCGATACCCGGGGTTTTGTCTCCTTTGCCGGTACCATCCCCGGCAAGATCTTTGCTGTCGTTATTGCGCCGGGAAAAGAGTTCATTGCCCAGAAAGACTCGTTCCTCTGCTGTGATGAAGGCGTGGAACTGGACATCGCATGTACGGCCAATATCCCGGCAGGACTCTTTGGCGGGAGCGGGTTCATATTCCAGAAAATGACCGGCAACGGCACCGTCCTCCTCCACTGCTGCGGCGATATTGTGGAAAAAGTCCTCGCGCCGGGGGAAGTTGTCAAGGTCCAGACCGGCCTTGTTGTCGGTTTTGAAGATACCGTGAGCTACGACATCTCCCTTGCCGGTGGCGTGACGACCGCGCTCTTTGGCGGCGAAGGTCTCTTTGTCACTACCCTGACCGGGCCGGGAAAAGTAGTCCTCCAGTCCATGAACCTTGCAAAGATAGCCAACGCCCTGATCCCGTACCTGCCAAAACCCGAGATAAAAGTAAAACCGGTATAATGTTCTGCCGGTTTCAGGCATCCCATCCCAGTTTTTCCAGCAGGTACCGGGTCTCGTCCTGCGCCTCGAACCCGGGACCCCGGGGCTGGACAACGAGCGTGATGGCATTTTTTAAGGGAATGGTTTTCCCTTTCATCTTGCAGAGCGCATAATCCCCGTTGAACCGGCTGAGGGCCCTGACAAACGCGTCGAGGATCTTCTTCCGGTCCTTGAGATCGCTTTTCCGGAGTTTCATGAGGTGCTCGAAGATCGAGACATCGATCAAGGTACTTGCCATCCATCCGATCTCGCAGGTATACCCGAAGATCCAGGCTATGTGGGAATTTTTCGTAGTCGAGATGAAGTCATCGATATTGTTGCCAACGCTGCAGGAGCCGATCAGGACCCCTTCGATATTGGAATAGTTTGCCGCATTTTTCACGGCCTTGAACATGGCAGGGAGTTTCATGCCGGTCTTTGCCTTGAGCCCGCCGATCCGTTTCCCGGTGCCGTGGGCTGCAACGTACAGGAAGAGCCGGTCCTCGCTCGTGTTGGTGAGGTCATCCTCAAGCGCCCTCCGGAATCCGATCTTCTCGTAAAAATTCGCATAATAGATATTGAAATCGCCACGGTAGCTTTCTAGGCCTTCCAGGAAGAGGAGGACAGACGGTCGTTTGGGTTTCTGCTCAGGAGTCCACCAGAGCCCTTCGATAACAAGGAGTGCGGAGTTTGACATGCGATCACGGTGTTGTTCCTGAAAAGGAGAGAGCATGACAGTGCTTAAACCTTTGCGACCTGCAAGGCCGGGACAAGAATTTAATGCTTTGAAACAAGACGCTAATCATCCCCCGGTTAACGCCGGGTCCGGCTTGCCGGCAGGGAAACGGTACAGGAGTTGCGCCATGCCTGATGAACAACGGGAACAGGAGTCCACCGGATTCTGCATGGATCCGGGCAACGGAGACGGACCGAAGTCCGCAACGTCAGCCGCTCTGACCCTTGAGAATATCATCGATATGACCGGCGAACTTGAGCACCTCAACGAGCTGGTAATGATCCATCTCGGGAAGGGCGGCGGGTTCACCGGCCAGCAGTCCTATTTTACGATAGTAACCCCGGTCCTTGACAGCCTGGAGATCGTAATCCGGCACCGGTACCGGCCCAGCATGAGCCGGAATGAGATAAAATTAATAATCCAGGACTGGATCGACAAGGAGATCGCGGGACTGCAATAAAAAAATTAGTTCTGTTTTTGCCGGTACGCGATCAATGCAAAGGTTCCCGCAAGGGCGGCAAGGCACAGCACCGGGGGCAGGGGAGATTTGGTTGCCGCGGGGGATACCGGGGCCGGGGTTTTTTCTGAATGGGTTGTTATGCCGGAACTCGTGGAGTTTGCTCCCGTGGCAATAGTGATTGTCGTGGTTTTCTTATCTGCCTGTACCTTGTCTACAAGGACTTTTGACAGGACCGTATAGGTGCCTGCAGGCAGGTTCCGGGTATCGGGCTGGACCGTAAATGCAAAGGATTTGTCCGGGAGGATAGCCGCACCCTGCAGTGCGGTGGAATTTGTTACAAGAAGATTTCCTTCCGATCCGGATATGGTGACCGTGTTCACAACATTTTCCTGGTGAATGTTACCGGTGTTCTTGTATGTTGTCGTGACCGTCGCAGGCTGGCCGGCCGCACCATTGGAGACGTCGACGCTGGTTATACTGCCCGTAACGGTCGGCTCACTCCCGAGAATTGTTAAGAAGACCGGGATATTGGTTTCAGAGGCAGTCACGTTCTTTCCCGGGAGGGTGTGGATAACAACCATGGCATACCTGCCACCGTCTCCTGCATCGGCCGGGAGCTGGAACGACAGGATAATCTGCTTCTTTTCTCCTTTATCGACGTGAATGGCGTTTTGTTCGACAGAAGTATATTTCCTGGCAGAATAGGTGTACGTGTCTTTGATCGGATCCACAGCGGTGTATTGCAGATCCGGTTTCTGGTAGATACCCATAACGTCAACGAGAAGATCAACTGGTTCGTCAGTCCAGGAATTGCCTGCCAGCACGGCGTAATTGACGGTTCCCCCGGGGGCGACACTGCCCTTGTACTGGGATACGGAAATATTCAATGCGGATACCGGGAGGCAGAGCCCGATCAACACAAGGAAAACCAGTGCAGCAACCGGGATCATCCCCCCCCGGGATGTGGTAAAACGGTCGTCCATAACAGAATTCACTGGAAAGAATTAGGGAGGTGGACATAAATGGTTGTTGTGTTTTGTTCCGGGCAATCGATACGCCCGAATATGCCCGGTAAAAAACCCTGCACGTATCCTGTACGTGAAAATCTGCAATAAAAAATCAGAAGAGACCGGTAACCCATGTCCACATGTTGTGGATACCGGTGGAAATTACGATGCCCGGGTCGATCCCGAGAACCGGGAAGACAAAGATGAAGTACAGGATCGTACCAAGCAGGCTGCCGAGGTTGGCAAGAGCTGCCACGAGAACAACCTTGAAGAGCGGTACTTTTGCCATCTCGCCAAGGGTCTCGGATTCATAGATCTTCCGGAAATCGGTAATCGGCGGCTTTCTCACCTTCGCTTCAACGTATGCAGCAATCCATCCCGCATGGAGCATCGGGTTTAAGGATGTCATCCAGGCAACGCAGAAACAGGTGAGCGCCGAATAGGGATGACCGCCCGCAAGCAGGGTAAAGATCGCGGCAAGAACCCCGTGGATCACTACCCAGAAGAGAAAAGCGTAAAGGAGGACATTCCAGCCTACGCCGGAGAATGCGATCGCTGCCAGCAGGAAGGCAAAGAGTGCGGTAACGGCAAAGCCGAAGATCTTCGCCCACGGGAAGGACTTGGGCTCCCGGACCAGGCTGTCGAAGGGAGGAAGCTGGGAGGGATTATCCATGTAGTTTCCAATCCCCTGCCGGTGCCCGGCCCCGACAACCGCAAGGATCCGTCCCTCGGGCCGCTGGTTTTTCAGGATGATAAGCTGGTGGGCGATAAACGCGTCCCGCTCGTCAATGAGAGCCCGGGCCCCATTCGGGGAGAATTTACGGAACTCTTCCATTACGGCATCGATCACGTTCTGTTCCTTGAGGGACTCGATATCGATCTCCTGGCCATTGTCTACTTCGGCAATGGATATGACAAGCGCCCAGATCATCTTGATCTTTTCGAAAATGCCCATGGAACGCCAGAACCGGAGAAGGGTGAGGCGGATATCCCGGTCGACAAGAGCTATGGGGATATTGTTCTTCTCGGCCTCTTCGAT encodes:
- a CDS encoding TIGR00266 family protein; translated protein: MKYEIIGNNLQMAEIDLPAGIGIYAEAGSMVNMSGTMTMESQLKGGIVSGLKRAVAGESLFLTRFISPDTRGFVSFAGTIPGKIFAVVIAPGKEFIAQKDSFLCCDEGVELDIACTANIPAGLFGGSGFIFQKMTGNGTVLLHCCGDIVEKVLAPGEVVKVQTGLVVGFEDTVSYDISLAGGVTTALFGGEGLFVTTLTGPGKVVLQSMNLAKIANALIPYLPKPEIKVKPV
- a CDS encoding TraB/GumN family protein — its product is MAEVNILGTAHVSQQSVDEVRAAIADYKPDVVAIELDPSRFQALKRQARDPTVDDVLEVKNFNSLLVQWLLAYLQRKIGIDVGVDPGAEMKAAIEEAEKNNIPIALVDRDIRLTLLRFWRSMGIFEKIKMIWALVISIAEVDNGQEIDIESLKEQNVIDAVMEEFRKFSPNGARALIDERDAFIAHQLIILKNQRPEGRILAVVGAGHRQGIGNYMDNPSQLPPFDSLVREPKSFPWAKIFGFAVTALFAFLLAAIAFSGVGWNVLLYAFLFWVVIHGVLAAIFTLLAGGHPYSALTCFCVAWMTSLNPMLHAGWIAAYVEAKVRKPPITDFRKIYESETLGEMAKVPLFKVVLVAALANLGSLLGTILYFIFVFPVLGIDPGIVISTGIHNMWTWVTGLF